The stretch of DNA CGCCTTTTTGAAAGGTCTCGACCTTACTGCAAAGGCGTGCCGCGATTCTGAATTCGCCTGAAAGCCAGAGTTCATCTGAATTAATCAGAGGTGCCCTAGATCTGACCGCCTGGATCTGAAGGCTTACTGGCTTTTTGTTCCTGCTCTGGATCCTGTTTGCCGGTCACTGGCATCTCATCCACCTCTTCCCAGCCGGTAAACATCGCCTTTATGTGCGCAAACACACTATGCCCGGTGGTCGTGAGATACACATGACCGACAAAGAAGATAACGATCAGGTAGGCCGCCGCAGTATGGATCCATGCCACGGTTCCCAGCTCCAGTCCCGTTAATCCCCATCGCGTCCAATCGCTGTAAAACAGGTAAAGTAAACCGGACAACCATATCAGTGGAGCCATAATCACTTTGAATAACAAGTAGGCAAGTCTTTGCAGTGGATTATGCTTTTGCAAAGCCGAGGCCCTGAAAGGATGGGGTTCACCTTTAAACATATCGATTGCGTAATAACGAGCGACCGCCACCAACTTATCCGTGGTTGGAATATAGTGACGCCATTCACCGGTAGTCAGATGCCAGAATATCGCAAACACCCATAAGCCTATCAACAGCCAGGCACTGAGCGTATGCAGGGCCATGGCATCCTCAATACCCATAGCGCGATAACTGCCATGAATTTCAAAACCGGTAAACAGCATAAGCACTATTAATAGTGCTTGAGCCCAGTGCCAGAAACGCTCAAACCTCTTGAATACATAAATCCGTTGCTGGCGTACAGGTGATCTACGGGGCTGCTGTCGGGCCATAAGAATACGGCCGACAGAGTGAATCGCCACTCCGATGCAGGTTGCAACCAATAGCAGTAAAGCTATTCTGTCCAGCCAGGGAGAGCCATCTCGACCAGGGATATAAACCCCTCCCACCTCATGCAGTACACCCTGCACTGTATGACATTCGCCGCAAGTCAGCGCTTCATCAGCGGGCGCGACCATATGGGATAAGGGCCACAGCATTTCAGTCTCTACAAAACCGTATTGACCGCTGTAGGGCTTATCAACCGCTTTCATCCCCAGTGAAATGGCCTGATCCCAGTCAAAGGTGTTCCAATAGCCTTTTTCCCCGACGGTTAACGGAGCCACCAGCCTGTTGAATTGACTATCGTAAGGCTGTTTTCCTCGCATCACCTTGACCGGCCAGATGCGTGCCCGGGGGTTATTAGCATCCCCGCCAAAACGATTAATTGGCACAACAGACTGGGGGTCTATCTCATCGTCCAGCAGGGTGTAGCGTACGTTCCCATCAAACCAGCGGTATTCAGGGCGAGTCTGGATCTGCCATTGAAACTCCCCCTTTTTGGAACTGTAAATCTCCTGGCCTTGGTCATCCTCCTTTCCAAAAGGCCTACCATCGTCCGCCATGACACCGGCCTTGGACCAGTCCCACCAGGATTTGGTGGCATAATCACCGCGAGAATAGCGCGGAATATGGCAAGTCTGACACGCGATCCGATTCGCATGACTATTCAGTTTCGGGGTCTTCTCATGCGGTTCCCCGCTATGGCAGACACGACAACTGGAACGCCCGACCTCCTGCTTACCGGGAATGGCTATACCCCGATCATCATTGGCATTAGGGCCATACCGACTACCGGAAACCTCATGTTGATCGCTGCGATGGCAGGTAGAGCAGGAAAAATCGAGTCCATCTGCATCCATATGCACATCGACAAAGAAATCGGGAGCCGCCAGAGTTGGATCAATATCTCCATGTTTGACGGCCTTGGCGCCGCCACCGGCAAAATGACAAGCACCACAACTACGCCGGGTCGTCGGCCCTACACTTTGGGCATATTTCTCAAGCTTTGGTCGGCGCTTTCCTGGCGTGCGAAGCTCGCTGCGAGAGTAGAGCCCTGTTGTTTCATGACAGACCAGACAATCAACCGACTCTTCCGATGTAAAATCAAACTTACCCTCTTCCCAACCATAACCGATATGACAGGATGAGCAGGCTGCAATATTGGGAGTGGCTCCCAGACAGAAGTTATTTACTACATGTTTCTTGCCCAGCAACTGTCCGCTATTCGGATTTTCATATTCCCAGGTCCAATGAGTCGATTTATGAATCTGTTTTGCGGCCAGGGTATGGCAACCCAGGCAAGCTTTGGTGACTTCGGGCCCCGTTTCGAACTTTACCTGCAGTTGGTCAAATTGGGTATGATCAGCTGTGGATGCCAGTGCGTATCCAGGGCCCACAAATAACTGCCCAACCAGCAAAGCAATAAGCAGCAGTGCCCTCAGCCAAATAGAGGGATAACTGGCTTTAACCAAGAGCACCATATTGCAAACCATGAGCGAATCCTTATGCACACAAGAGGGGGTCATAACTACAGCCCCCATAGACAGAACTGACCAACAAGCCCGTTAAAACCAGGGCTGTTCTTAATCCACCGGTGTTGCTTTGGGTGCACGCCCGTCTGCAAAGAATTCGACGTTGGCATCGAGAAAATAGACATCAAGGTTATCCCGACCCATTTTCACAATGTCGTAGGCTTCACCACTACGCGCACCTGTTGCACAAAAGAAGACTATCGGCTTATCAGAGGGCAATTCATCAACAGCTGACTCAACATCATCCACTGTCAAATTGGCGGCCTTGGCAAAATGGCCATCGGCTTCCAGCTCTTCTGGATCTCGAACGTCATACCAGTAAATGGAGTCAGGTTTGTTCATGGTTAACTCGGTGAAAGAAGCAATGCTGATGGTGCCATCATCTTCTCCCGATTCGATACTGACAGTACTTTCACCACCACTTCCTTGCATCCCTGAGTCACCATAGGCTTGCTTCCACTCGGGGTAACCGCCTTGAAACAACCTTACTTTGGTGTACCCCAAGGCTATGGCTTTATCGGCTGATTTAGTACTGAGAGTGCACTTATAACCACCACAGTAGTAGATCAGCTCAGTACTCTTATCGACGGGGAGCTTTGCTACATTCCCATCAAATTGACGCTGCGGAATGTTGATCGCCGTTGGCACATGACCCGAGGCAAACTTCCTGGCGGGACGAGCGTCAATAATAACGGAAGGAGCTCCCTTATCGATCAATGCTTTTACATACGCAGCGCTCACCCCTGGGGTGTGACTATTTTTTAGCCAATCCGGATAACCGGCCGCGTAGACTTTGACATTGCTGTACCCCAGAGCGACGGCCTTGGCAGCGGACTTATGACTCAATGAACA from Aestuariirhabdus haliotis encodes:
- a CDS encoding tetrathionate reductase family octaheme c-type cytochrome → MVCNMVLLVKASYPSIWLRALLLIALLVGQLFVGPGYALASTADHTQFDQLQVKFETGPEVTKACLGCHTLAAKQIHKSTHWTWEYENPNSGQLLGKKHVVNNFCLGATPNIAACSSCHIGYGWEEGKFDFTSEESVDCLVCHETTGLYSRSELRTPGKRRPKLEKYAQSVGPTTRRSCGACHFAGGGAKAVKHGDIDPTLAAPDFFVDVHMDADGLDFSCSTCHRSDQHEVSGSRYGPNANDDRGIAIPGKQEVGRSSCRVCHSGEPHEKTPKLNSHANRIACQTCHIPRYSRGDYATKSWWDWSKAGVMADDGRPFGKEDDQGQEIYSSKKGEFQWQIQTRPEYRWFDGNVRYTLLDDEIDPQSVVPINRFGGDANNPRARIWPVKVMRGKQPYDSQFNRLVAPLTVGEKGYWNTFDWDQAISLGMKAVDKPYSGQYGFVETEMLWPLSHMVAPADEALTCGECHTVQGVLHEVGGVYIPGRDGSPWLDRIALLLLVATCIGVAIHSVGRILMARQQPRRSPVRQQRIYVFKRFERFWHWAQALLIVLMLFTGFEIHGSYRAMGIEDAMALHTLSAWLLIGLWVFAIFWHLTTGEWRHYIPTTDKLVAVARYYAIDMFKGEPHPFRASALQKHNPLQRLAYLLFKVIMAPLIWLSGLLYLFYSDWTRWGLTGLELGTVAWIHTAAAYLIVIFFVGHVYLTTTGHSVFAHIKAMFTGWEEVDEMPVTGKQDPEQEQKASKPSDPGGQI
- a CDS encoding rhodanese-like domain-containing protein, translating into MKRLFTVMLISVLASLSSVANSASGEEKPVWWFFDTVDVEFVSQYATVPPKKDVMIIDSRPSRKYKKGHIVPAINISDSQFAKMTGALPQDKSSLLIFYCGGMKCSLSHKSAAKAVALGYSNVKVYAAGYPDWLKNSHTPGVSAAYVKALIDKGAPSVIIDARPARKFASGHVPTAINIPQRQFDGNVAKLPVDKSTELIYYCGGYKCTLSTKSADKAIALGYTKVRLFQGGYPEWKQAYGDSGMQGSGGESTVSIESGEDDGTISIASFTELTMNKPDSIYWYDVRDPEELEADGHFAKAANLTVDDVESAVDELPSDKPIVFFCATGARSGEAYDIVKMGRDNLDVYFLDANVEFFADGRAPKATPVD